The following proteins come from a genomic window of Maribacter sp. HTCC2170:
- a CDS encoding GNAT family N-acetyltransferase: MIDLEIRTATLGDLSVLLEFEQGVIEAERPFDITLANDPITYYDLKDMILRDDASVVIAEIGGEIVSSGYALIKQARHYLNHNEYAYLGFMFTLPEYRGKGINGRIIEELKDWSYSKGLKEIRLTVYDENNSAISAYEKMGFKKHIIEMRLE, from the coding sequence ATGATTGATTTGGAAATAAGAACCGCTACACTTGGGGATTTATCGGTCCTATTGGAATTTGAACAAGGTGTGATTGAAGCCGAACGCCCTTTCGATATAACCCTTGCCAATGACCCGATTACTTATTATGATTTGAAAGATATGATTCTAAGGGATGATGCGTCTGTAGTCATTGCCGAAATCGGGGGTGAAATTGTGAGTTCGGGTTATGCTTTAATAAAACAAGCAAGACATTATTTAAACCATAATGAATATGCTTATTTAGGATTCATGTTCACACTACCGGAATATCGAGGTAAGGGAATTAATGGAAGAATCATTGAAGAATTAAAAGATTGGTCGTACTCAAAGGGGTTAAAAGAAATTAGATTGACAGTTTATGATGAAAATAATAGCGCAATAAGCGCCTATGAGAAAATGGGTTTCAAGAAGCATATAATTGAAATGCGATTGGAATAA